In Prunus dulcis chromosome 2, ALMONDv2, whole genome shotgun sequence, a single genomic region encodes these proteins:
- the LOC117617463 gene encoding putative disease resistance RPP13-like protein 1: MAIGEAFLSAFLQVLFDRLASNEFVGLLCGRKYDDMLDKLKVTLLTVTTLLHDAEDKQFHNHAVQKWLHMTKDALYDAEDMLDELASEALACKIAAESQATTNKVWNWKHISTSLSPSGRGIEHKLVKTIERLELIARYKNVLGLKENVGGRLFGFRNRLPTTSLVDESCVYGRSCDKEEIIRVLLCDEPTSSKVGVVPIVGMSGIGKTTLAQLVYNDDRVDEHFDLRIWMFVSDHFDAVRVTKTILESVTTGKVDLDDLNLLQVCLKEKLAGKRFLLVLDDVWNKRNNDWDLLWIPLKSGKSGSKIIVTTQNNDVASSMGTVRAHNLRGLSFEDCWLLFRSQAFENRIIDVNFEAIGKEIVKRCDGLPLAVKRFGILLHTRMEEDEWKDILSRKIWDLPDDESNILQTLRLSYNHLPAHLKPCFAYCSLFPMEFEFDRDSVVLLWMAEGFLEQPKGNKKLEAVGCEYFQELVSRSFFQQSIHDTSRFIMHNLMKELAQFVYGEFCFRLEDKMKDSEAFEKARHSSYIRHQREVTTRFESFSRLEYLRTFLSFDPTDGIGVSYLANKVPCDLLPRLRYLRVLSFNACRITELPDTIGDLKHLRYLDLSRTAIERLPDSISLLCNLQTLLLVECRSLTKLPEEMGNLTSLRHLHITGSRLKEMPPRMCRLKNLQTLSEFMVCRDSGWGIRDLRDMLQLKGSLLISGLQNVVNFVAAMEANMKGKEELDHLVFQWSDSFKETPNMPQLHNNPEDLSIRGQSVARFPSFKETMDAYNQEAIELRLRERNLDDSRNERVEMVVLEMLQPHKNIKGVTIKDYGGTRFPGWIESPLFSNIVVLKLSDCKKCMQLPALGQLPSLKDLIVEGMEGIKSIGPEFYGDCNSPILPFPSLETLKFDNMINWEDWSSSGVEGREDFCHLQKIEILNCPKLRKFSQHFSALREMKIKCCEELIALPNLSRAYDSLEQGTEFPYLRELSIWTCPNLKELPSLFPSLQVLEINECQELAELPKLPSIRELEFEKCNRGVLQNIVGLTSVTYLHLNQIPQIPCLPEGFLQHLTALEELQIAHFSEITTLSNEIGFPNILHLKRLEILGCPFLHELPQCLHKLSSLKEFKVSRCSSLVSFPGTGLPSMLRGLEIKGCEALQFLPEWKMQNSNKLLFPLEYLVIEDCSSLKSFPRGELPSTLKQLEIRNCINLECLPKDMIHNNTCLEILKISGCHSVTSFPKGTFGLPAVTSAMVMNLKQLIINNCDNFRLLPEGLHNLMHLHHLEITECPLLQSIAEFGLPNSMLQSIKISGCGSLKSLPNRMHSLTSLQELCIESCSNLVSFPEGGLPTNLLSLSILDCENFKPSFEWGLHRLTCLNSLAFGGCQGLVSFPEDWLLPTSLSSLQLQRLPNLEFLPKRLNLTSLDNLEMSECDKLQTLSEEEQPKMLQNFEFLGF; the protein is encoded by the coding sequence ATGGCAATTGGAGAGGCCTTTCTCTCTGCGTTTCTTCAAGTTTTATTTGATAGATTGGCTTCCAATGAATTTGTAGGCTTACTATGTGGCAGGAAATATGATGATATGCTGGACAAGTTGAAGGTCACTCTGCTGACTGTTACTACTTTGCTTCATGACGCTGAGGACAAGCAGTTTCACAACCATGCAGTGCAAAAATGGCTGCACATGACCAAAGATGCTCTATATGATGCAGAGGACATGCTAGATGAGCTCGCTAGCGAAGCGTTGGCATGTAAGATAGCAGCTGAATCTCAGGCCACCACAAATAAGGTATGGAATTGGAAACATATTTCCACCTCTCTCAGCCCATCTGGTAGAGGGATAGAACATAAATTGGTAAAAACAATTGAGAGGCTAGAATTGATTGCCAGATATAAAAATGTCTTGGGTTTGAAAGAGAATGTTGGAGGCAGGTTGTTTGGCTTTAGAAATAGATTACCAACAACTTCTTTGGTAGATGAATCGTGTGTTTATGGCAGGAGCTGTGATAAAGAGGAGATAATTCGAGTTCTGTTATGTGATGAACCAACTAGTAGTAAAGTTGGTGTAGTTCCTATAGTTGGGATGAGTGGTATTGGTAAGACAACTCTTGCTCAACTAGTTTACAACGATGATAGAGTGGACGAGCATTTTGATTTGAGAATTTGGATGTTTGTATCTGATCATTTTGATGCAGTGAGGGTGACAAAAACAATTCTAGAGTCAGTGACTACAGGAAAAGTAGATCTTGATGACTTGAATCTACTTCAAGTttgtttgaaagaaaaattggctgGAAAGAGATTCTTGCTTGTTTTGGATGATGTTTGGAACAAGAGAAATAATGATTGGGATCTCTTGTGGATTCCATTGAAATCAGGAAAAAGTGGAAGCAAGATAATAGTAACAACACAGAATAATGATGTTGCATCAAGCATGGGTACGGTTCGAGCTCACAATTTAAGAGGTTTGTCATTTGAAGATTGTTGGTTATTGTTCAGGAGTCAAGCATTTGAGAATAGAATCATAGATGTTAATTTTGAGGCTATCGGTAAGGAGATTGTCAAAAGGTGTGATGGCTTGCCCTTGGCAGTGAAAAGATTTGGAATCCTATTGCATACTAGaatggaagaagatgaatggAAAGACATATTGAGTAGGAAAATATGGGATCTACCAGATGATGAAAGTAACATCCTTCAAACTTTAAGATTAAGCTACAACCACCTTCCTGCACATCTGAAGCCGTGTTTCGCATATTGTTCCCTGTTCCCAatggaatttgaatttgacagGGATTCAGTTGTTTTGTTATGGATGGCAGAAGGTTTTCTTGAGCAACctaaaggaaataaaaaattggaagcTGTTGGCTGTGAGTATTTTCAGGAGCTGGTATCCAGATCATTCTTTCAACAATCAATTCATGATACATCACGATTTATAATGCACAACCTCATGAAAGAGCTAGCTCAATTTGTTTATGGAGAATTTTGTTTCAGGTTGGAGGATAAGATGAAGGACAGTGAAGCATTTGAGAAGGCTCGTCATTCTTCATATATTCGTCATCAGCGTGAGGTAACTACAAGGTTTGAGTCCTTCAGCAGACTTGAGTACTTACGCACCTTCCTTTCATTTGATCCAACTGATGGAATTGGAGTCAGCTATTTGGCTAATAAAGTTCCTTGTGATCTGCTGCCAAGGTTACGATATCTACGAGTGTTGTCTTTCAATGCCTGTCGTATTACTGAATTGCCAGATACAATAGGAGATTTAAAACATCTACGTTATCTGGACCTTTCTCGCACTGCAATTGAAAGGTTGCCTGATTCAATAAGTTTGCTTTGCAATTTACAAACTTTGTTATTAGTGGAATGCCGCTCTCTCACTAAGTTGCCAGAAGAGATGGGGAACCTAACAAGCCTACGTCATCTTCATATTACTGGAAGCAGATTAAAAGAGATGCCACCGCGAATGTGTAGACTGAAGAATCTACAGACCTTGTCTGAGTTTATGGTGTGCAGAGACAGTGGATGGGGAATTAGAGACTTGAGGGACATGCTGCAACTTAAGGGATCACTTCTCATTTCTGGACTACAGAATGTTGTAAATTTTGTAGCTGCAATGGAGGCTAATATGAAGGGAAAGGAGGAACTTGATCACTTGGTATTCCAATGGAGTGACAGTTTCAAGGAAACTCCTAACATGCCACAACTGCATAACAACCCAGAAGATCTCAGCATCAGAGGTCAAAGTGTTGCAAGATTTCCAAGTTTTAAGGAAACCATGGATGCTTATAATCAAGAAGCCATTGAGTtaagattgagagagaggaattTGGATGATTCAAGAAATGAAAGAGTTGAAATGGTTGTCCTTGAGATGCTTCaacctcataaaaatataaaaggagTTACAATCAAAGACTACGGAGGCACAAGATTTCCTGGTTGGATTGAGTCTCCATTGTTCTCTAATATCGTAGTTTTAAAGCTTAGTGATTGTAAGAAGTGTATGCAACTACCGGCACTTGGACAACTACCTTCACTAAAAGACCTCATTGTTGAAGGAATGGAGGGGATAAAAAGTATAGGTCCTGAGTTCTATGGCGACTGTAATTCTCCTATCCTTCCATTTCCGTCATTGGAGACTCTAAAGTTTGACAACATGATAAACTGGGAGGATTGGTCATCCTCTGGGGTTGAAGGCAGGGAAGACTTCTGTCACCTGCAGAAGATTGAAATTCTAAACTGTCCAAAGCTAAGAAAGTTCTCACAACACTTTTCTGCCTTGAGGGAAATGAAAATTAAGTGCTGTGAAGAATTGATTGCTCTTCCAAACCTTTCAAGAGCTTACGACAGCTTAGAACAAGGCACAGAATTCCCTTACCTCCGCGAACTTTCTATATGGACATGTCCCAACTTGAAGGAGTTACCTAGCCTCTTTCCTTCTCTGCAAGTACTCGAGATAAATGAATGTCAAGAATTAGCAGAACTGCCCAAGCTCCCTTCAATCCGGGAGTTGGAATTTGAAAAGTGCAACAGGGGGGTACTACAAAATATAGTTGGACTTACCTCAGTTACCTACTTGCATTTGAATCAAATTCCACAGATACCATGTCTACCTGAAGGGTTTCTGCAACACTTGACGGCTCTTGAAGAGTTGCAGATTGCACATTTCAGCGAGATTACCACTTTGTCTAATGAGATTGGATTTCCCAACATATTGCACCTCAAACGCTTGGAAATTTTAGGATGTCCATTCTTACATGAGCTGCCACAATGCTTGCACAAACTGTCGTCTCTCAAGGAGTTTAAAGTCTCGAGATGTTCCTCGCTTGTGTCTTTTCCTGGAACAGGCTTGCCATCCATGCTTAGAGGCCTTGAGATCAAGGGTTGTGAGGCATTACAATTCTTACCTGAGTGGAagatgcaaaacagtaacaaGTTGTTGTTTCCACTCGAGTATCTGGTAATTGAAGATTGTTCTTCTCTGAAGTCTTTCCCAAGAGGAGAGCTTCCTAGTACACTTAAACAACTTGAAATTCGAAACTGCATAAATTTGGAGTGCCTTCCCAAGGATATGATTCACAACAACACTTGTCTTGAAATTCTAAAGATTTCCGGGTGTCATTCTGTTACCTCCTTTCCGAAAGGTACTTTTGGTCTCCCTGCAGTAACATCTGCAATGGTCATGAACCTTAAACAGCTCATCATCAACAACTGCGACAACTTCCGGTTGTTACCTGAGGGCCTACACAACCTCATGCATCTCCATCACTTGGAAATTACTGAGTGTCCACTTCTCCAGTCTATCGCGGAATTTGGCCTGCCAAACTCCATgctgcaatcaattaaaatttctGGTTGTGGAAGCCTCAAGTCCCTACCAAATCGTATGCACAGCCTCACATCCCTTCAAGAACTATGCATAGAGAGTTGCTCTAATCTTGTGTCATTTCCAGAGGGTGGATTACCAACCAATCTTTTGTCGCTGTCGATCTTGGACTGTGAGAATTTCAAGCCTTCATTTGAGTGGGGGCTGCACAGACTCACTTGTCTCAACAGCCTTGCCTTTGGTGGTTGTCAAGGGCTGGTGTCCTTTCCAGAGGATTGGTTGTTGCCCACCAGTTTATCATCCCTTCAACTTCAGCGACTGCCAAATCTTGAATTCCTTCCCAAAAGACTCAATCTCACCTCTCTTGATAATCTGGAGATGTCAGAATGTGACAAACTTCAAACTCTGTCTGAAGAGGAGCAACCCAAGAtgcttcaaaattttgaatttttgggaTTCTGA
- the LOC117619160 gene encoding flowering time control protein FY isoform X2: MMYPDPQQQHHQQQHQHQQHQQHQQQGGEFHRGPPPQAPMMRQPSASSTNMAPEYHHPSGPAPPLPPYDAHPDGFAAKRMRKLTQRRAVDYTSTVVRYMQIRMWQRDARDRTVLQPTPAAAIDMLPTVAYSDNPSTSFAAKFVHTSLNKNRCSINRVLWTPTGRRLITGSQSGEFTLWNGQSFNFEMILQAHDQAIRSMVWSHNDNWMVSGDDGGSIKYWQNNMNNVKANKSAHKESVRDLSFCKTDLKFCSCSDDTTVKVWDFARCQEERTLTGHGWDVKSVDWHPTKSLLVSGGKDNLVKLWDAKSGRELCSFHGHKNMVLSVKWNQNGNWVLTASKDQIIKVYDIRAMKELESFRGHRKDVTALAWHPFHEEYFVSGSFDGSIYHWLVGHDTPQVEIPNAHDNSVWDLAWHPIGYLLCSGSNDHTTKFWCRNRPGDTGRDKFNIGQNQGFGEQNPAFGGRMTGNFPVPEGPPTPGPFPPGLTRNEGTIPGVGVAMPLSLDASTQGEQQQPHALSMPLGAPPLPPGPHPSLLAANQQQQYQQNPQQIPQQQHQQHQAHPQQMPPMPLPPPNMPHLQPPSHLPLLPHPHLHRPPPQMPPLGMPSSVPGSLPMPSSVPTSHSMQMGMQGTMNQMVHPLPQGHYMGMNPMHSGSLPTSGASAPVGGFANGMPNMQGPSNASGGQMYPQGGTFNRGQPGQIPMHPGYNPYQTRGQSGMPQPPPGPPPHGQTPQ, translated from the exons ATGATGTACCCTGATCCTCAACAGCAACACCACCAACAGCAGCATCAGCATCAGCAGCATCAGCAGCATCAGCAGCAAGGTGGGGAATTTCACAGGGGCCCCCCGCCGCAGGCACCAATGATGCGTCAGCCGTCGGCCTCTTCAACTAATATGGCCCCAGAGTATCACCACCCATCTGGCCCcgctcctcctcttcctccttaCGATG CTCATCCTGACGGTTTTGCTGCAAAAAGGATGAGAAAGCTTACCCAGAGGAGAGCAGTTGATTACACTAGCACTGTGGTGCGATATATGCAG ATTCGAATGTGGCAGCGTGATGCAAGGGATAGGACAGTATTGCAACCTACACCAGCAGCAGCAATTGAT ATGTTGCCGACAGTTGCGTATTCAGATAATCCCTCCACTAGTTTTGCTGCAAAGTTTGTACATACGTCCTTAAACAAAAATCGTTGTTCGATTAATCGGGTCTTG TGGACTCCTACAGGGAGACGTCTTATTACTGGCTCTCAAAGTGGGGAATTCACTCTTTGGAATGGACAATCATTTAACTTTGAAATGATTCTTCAG GCGCATGATCAAGCAATCAGGTCTATGGTATGGAGTCATAATGACAATTGGATGGTCTCTGGTGATGATGGGGGCTCAATAAA GTATTGGCAGAACAACATGAATAATGTGAAGGCCAATAAATCTGCTCATAAAGAATCTGTTCGTGATTTAAG CTTCTGTAAGACTGACTTGAAGTTCTGTTCCTGTTCTGATGATACCACTGTTAAAGTTTGGGATTTTGCACGTTGTCAAGAAGAGCGCACATTGACTG GCCATGGTTGGGATGTGAAGAGTGTTGACTGGCACCCTACCAAATCTCTACTAGTTTCAG GTGGGAAAGACAATCTTGTCAAACTTTGGGATGCTAAGTCAGGGCGAGAACTCTGTTCATT TCATGGCCACAAAAATATGGTGCTTTCTGTTAAATGGAACCAAAATGGTAACTGGGTGCTAACGGCTTCCAAGGATCAAATCATTAAG GTTTATGACATAAGGGCTATGAAGGAACTTGAATCTTTTCGTGGCCATCGAAAGGACGTGACTG CTCTGGCTTGGCATCCGTTTCATGAAGAATATTTTGTCAGTGGGAGTTTTGATGGATCCATTTACCATTGGCTTGTTGG GCATGATACTCCCCAGGTTGAAATTCCTAATGCACATGATAACAGTGTGTGGGATCTTGCATGGCATCCTATTGGTTATCTTCTCTGCAG TGGTAGCAACGATCACACTACAAAGTTTTGGTGCAGAAATAGGCCGGGAGACACCGGTCGTGATAAATTTAACATTGGTCAGAATCAAG GTTTTGGTGAGCAGAACCCTGCTTTTGGTGGTCGCATGACTGGTAACTTTCCAGTACCTGAAGGACCACCAACTCCAGGACCATTTCCTCCTGGGTTGACTCGAAATGAAGGAACAATTCCAGGTGTTGGAGTTGCTATGCCATTATCTCTTGATGCATCAACTCAGGGAGAGCAACAGCAACCTCATGCACTTTCAATGCCCTTAGGGGCTCCTCCTCTCCCTCCTGGTCCACACCCCTCTCTTCTTGCTGCTAATCAGCAGCAACAATATCAGCAAAATCCTCAACAGATCCCACAACAGCAACATCAACAACACCAAGCTCACCCACAGCAAATGCCCCCTATGCCTTTGCCACCTCCAAATATGCCACATCTACAGCCTCCATCCCATTTACCGTTGCTGCCCCATCCTCATTTACATCGCCCGCCACCCCAAATGCCCCCACTCGGGATGCCATCATCAGTGCCTGGATCCTTGCCTATGCCTTCATCAGTTCCTACCTCACATTCAATGCAAATG GGAATGCAAGGTACAATGAACCAGATGGTTCATCCATTGCCGCAAGGTCATTACATGGGCATGAATCCAATGCACTCAGGATCCCTACCTACAAGTGGAGCATCTGCACCTGTTGGAGGTTTTGCAAATGGTATGCCAAACATGCAGGGCCCATCAAATGCAAGTGGAGGCCAAATGTATCCTCAGGGTGGCACCTTTAATCGGGGTCAACCTGGGCAAATTCCAATGCATCCAGGGTATAATCCCTACCAG ACTAGGGGTCAGTCTGGTATGCCTCAACCTCCACCAGGTCCGCCACCGCACGGGCAAACACCTCAGTAG
- the LOC117619160 gene encoding flowering time control protein FY isoform X1: MFIHFSACYGLGLGSVLRFGATMMYPDPQQQHHQQQHQHQQHQQHQQQGGEFHRGPPPQAPMMRQPSASSTNMAPEYHHPSGPAPPLPPYDAHPDGFAAKRMRKLTQRRAVDYTSTVVRYMQIRMWQRDARDRTVLQPTPAAAIDMLPTVAYSDNPSTSFAAKFVHTSLNKNRCSINRVLWTPTGRRLITGSQSGEFTLWNGQSFNFEMILQAHDQAIRSMVWSHNDNWMVSGDDGGSIKYWQNNMNNVKANKSAHKESVRDLSFCKTDLKFCSCSDDTTVKVWDFARCQEERTLTGHGWDVKSVDWHPTKSLLVSGGKDNLVKLWDAKSGRELCSFHGHKNMVLSVKWNQNGNWVLTASKDQIIKVYDIRAMKELESFRGHRKDVTALAWHPFHEEYFVSGSFDGSIYHWLVGHDTPQVEIPNAHDNSVWDLAWHPIGYLLCSGSNDHTTKFWCRNRPGDTGRDKFNIGQNQGFGEQNPAFGGRMTGNFPVPEGPPTPGPFPPGLTRNEGTIPGVGVAMPLSLDASTQGEQQQPHALSMPLGAPPLPPGPHPSLLAANQQQQYQQNPQQIPQQQHQQHQAHPQQMPPMPLPPPNMPHLQPPSHLPLLPHPHLHRPPPQMPPLGMPSSVPGSLPMPSSVPTSHSMQMGMQGTMNQMVHPLPQGHYMGMNPMHSGSLPTSGASAPVGGFANGMPNMQGPSNASGGQMYPQGGTFNRGQPGQIPMHPGYNPYQTRGQSGMPQPPPGPPPHGQTPQ; the protein is encoded by the exons ATGTTTATCCATTTCTCAGCTTGCTATG GATTAGGGTTAGGGTCAGTTCTTCGATTTGGGGCGACAATGATGTACCCTGATCCTCAACAGCAACACCACCAACAGCAGCATCAGCATCAGCAGCATCAGCAGCATCAGCAGCAAGGTGGGGAATTTCACAGGGGCCCCCCGCCGCAGGCACCAATGATGCGTCAGCCGTCGGCCTCTTCAACTAATATGGCCCCAGAGTATCACCACCCATCTGGCCCcgctcctcctcttcctccttaCGATG CTCATCCTGACGGTTTTGCTGCAAAAAGGATGAGAAAGCTTACCCAGAGGAGAGCAGTTGATTACACTAGCACTGTGGTGCGATATATGCAG ATTCGAATGTGGCAGCGTGATGCAAGGGATAGGACAGTATTGCAACCTACACCAGCAGCAGCAATTGAT ATGTTGCCGACAGTTGCGTATTCAGATAATCCCTCCACTAGTTTTGCTGCAAAGTTTGTACATACGTCCTTAAACAAAAATCGTTGTTCGATTAATCGGGTCTTG TGGACTCCTACAGGGAGACGTCTTATTACTGGCTCTCAAAGTGGGGAATTCACTCTTTGGAATGGACAATCATTTAACTTTGAAATGATTCTTCAG GCGCATGATCAAGCAATCAGGTCTATGGTATGGAGTCATAATGACAATTGGATGGTCTCTGGTGATGATGGGGGCTCAATAAA GTATTGGCAGAACAACATGAATAATGTGAAGGCCAATAAATCTGCTCATAAAGAATCTGTTCGTGATTTAAG CTTCTGTAAGACTGACTTGAAGTTCTGTTCCTGTTCTGATGATACCACTGTTAAAGTTTGGGATTTTGCACGTTGTCAAGAAGAGCGCACATTGACTG GCCATGGTTGGGATGTGAAGAGTGTTGACTGGCACCCTACCAAATCTCTACTAGTTTCAG GTGGGAAAGACAATCTTGTCAAACTTTGGGATGCTAAGTCAGGGCGAGAACTCTGTTCATT TCATGGCCACAAAAATATGGTGCTTTCTGTTAAATGGAACCAAAATGGTAACTGGGTGCTAACGGCTTCCAAGGATCAAATCATTAAG GTTTATGACATAAGGGCTATGAAGGAACTTGAATCTTTTCGTGGCCATCGAAAGGACGTGACTG CTCTGGCTTGGCATCCGTTTCATGAAGAATATTTTGTCAGTGGGAGTTTTGATGGATCCATTTACCATTGGCTTGTTGG GCATGATACTCCCCAGGTTGAAATTCCTAATGCACATGATAACAGTGTGTGGGATCTTGCATGGCATCCTATTGGTTATCTTCTCTGCAG TGGTAGCAACGATCACACTACAAAGTTTTGGTGCAGAAATAGGCCGGGAGACACCGGTCGTGATAAATTTAACATTGGTCAGAATCAAG GTTTTGGTGAGCAGAACCCTGCTTTTGGTGGTCGCATGACTGGTAACTTTCCAGTACCTGAAGGACCACCAACTCCAGGACCATTTCCTCCTGGGTTGACTCGAAATGAAGGAACAATTCCAGGTGTTGGAGTTGCTATGCCATTATCTCTTGATGCATCAACTCAGGGAGAGCAACAGCAACCTCATGCACTTTCAATGCCCTTAGGGGCTCCTCCTCTCCCTCCTGGTCCACACCCCTCTCTTCTTGCTGCTAATCAGCAGCAACAATATCAGCAAAATCCTCAACAGATCCCACAACAGCAACATCAACAACACCAAGCTCACCCACAGCAAATGCCCCCTATGCCTTTGCCACCTCCAAATATGCCACATCTACAGCCTCCATCCCATTTACCGTTGCTGCCCCATCCTCATTTACATCGCCCGCCACCCCAAATGCCCCCACTCGGGATGCCATCATCAGTGCCTGGATCCTTGCCTATGCCTTCATCAGTTCCTACCTCACATTCAATGCAAATG GGAATGCAAGGTACAATGAACCAGATGGTTCATCCATTGCCGCAAGGTCATTACATGGGCATGAATCCAATGCACTCAGGATCCCTACCTACAAGTGGAGCATCTGCACCTGTTGGAGGTTTTGCAAATGGTATGCCAAACATGCAGGGCCCATCAAATGCAAGTGGAGGCCAAATGTATCCTCAGGGTGGCACCTTTAATCGGGGTCAACCTGGGCAAATTCCAATGCATCCAGGGTATAATCCCTACCAG ACTAGGGGTCAGTCTGGTATGCCTCAACCTCCACCAGGTCCGCCACCGCACGGGCAAACACCTCAGTAG
- the LOC117619160 gene encoding flowering time control protein FY isoform X3, translated as MLPTVAYSDNPSTSFAAKFVHTSLNKNRCSINRVLWTPTGRRLITGSQSGEFTLWNGQSFNFEMILQAHDQAIRSMVWSHNDNWMVSGDDGGSIKYWQNNMNNVKANKSAHKESVRDLSFCKTDLKFCSCSDDTTVKVWDFARCQEERTLTGHGWDVKSVDWHPTKSLLVSGGKDNLVKLWDAKSGRELCSFHGHKNMVLSVKWNQNGNWVLTASKDQIIKVYDIRAMKELESFRGHRKDVTALAWHPFHEEYFVSGSFDGSIYHWLVGHDTPQVEIPNAHDNSVWDLAWHPIGYLLCSGSNDHTTKFWCRNRPGDTGRDKFNIGQNQGFGEQNPAFGGRMTGNFPVPEGPPTPGPFPPGLTRNEGTIPGVGVAMPLSLDASTQGEQQQPHALSMPLGAPPLPPGPHPSLLAANQQQQYQQNPQQIPQQQHQQHQAHPQQMPPMPLPPPNMPHLQPPSHLPLLPHPHLHRPPPQMPPLGMPSSVPGSLPMPSSVPTSHSMQMGMQGTMNQMVHPLPQGHYMGMNPMHSGSLPTSGASAPVGGFANGMPNMQGPSNASGGQMYPQGGTFNRGQPGQIPMHPGYNPYQTRGQSGMPQPPPGPPPHGQTPQ; from the exons ATGTTGCCGACAGTTGCGTATTCAGATAATCCCTCCACTAGTTTTGCTGCAAAGTTTGTACATACGTCCTTAAACAAAAATCGTTGTTCGATTAATCGGGTCTTG TGGACTCCTACAGGGAGACGTCTTATTACTGGCTCTCAAAGTGGGGAATTCACTCTTTGGAATGGACAATCATTTAACTTTGAAATGATTCTTCAG GCGCATGATCAAGCAATCAGGTCTATGGTATGGAGTCATAATGACAATTGGATGGTCTCTGGTGATGATGGGGGCTCAATAAA GTATTGGCAGAACAACATGAATAATGTGAAGGCCAATAAATCTGCTCATAAAGAATCTGTTCGTGATTTAAG CTTCTGTAAGACTGACTTGAAGTTCTGTTCCTGTTCTGATGATACCACTGTTAAAGTTTGGGATTTTGCACGTTGTCAAGAAGAGCGCACATTGACTG GCCATGGTTGGGATGTGAAGAGTGTTGACTGGCACCCTACCAAATCTCTACTAGTTTCAG GTGGGAAAGACAATCTTGTCAAACTTTGGGATGCTAAGTCAGGGCGAGAACTCTGTTCATT TCATGGCCACAAAAATATGGTGCTTTCTGTTAAATGGAACCAAAATGGTAACTGGGTGCTAACGGCTTCCAAGGATCAAATCATTAAG GTTTATGACATAAGGGCTATGAAGGAACTTGAATCTTTTCGTGGCCATCGAAAGGACGTGACTG CTCTGGCTTGGCATCCGTTTCATGAAGAATATTTTGTCAGTGGGAGTTTTGATGGATCCATTTACCATTGGCTTGTTGG GCATGATACTCCCCAGGTTGAAATTCCTAATGCACATGATAACAGTGTGTGGGATCTTGCATGGCATCCTATTGGTTATCTTCTCTGCAG TGGTAGCAACGATCACACTACAAAGTTTTGGTGCAGAAATAGGCCGGGAGACACCGGTCGTGATAAATTTAACATTGGTCAGAATCAAG GTTTTGGTGAGCAGAACCCTGCTTTTGGTGGTCGCATGACTGGTAACTTTCCAGTACCTGAAGGACCACCAACTCCAGGACCATTTCCTCCTGGGTTGACTCGAAATGAAGGAACAATTCCAGGTGTTGGAGTTGCTATGCCATTATCTCTTGATGCATCAACTCAGGGAGAGCAACAGCAACCTCATGCACTTTCAATGCCCTTAGGGGCTCCTCCTCTCCCTCCTGGTCCACACCCCTCTCTTCTTGCTGCTAATCAGCAGCAACAATATCAGCAAAATCCTCAACAGATCCCACAACAGCAACATCAACAACACCAAGCTCACCCACAGCAAATGCCCCCTATGCCTTTGCCACCTCCAAATATGCCACATCTACAGCCTCCATCCCATTTACCGTTGCTGCCCCATCCTCATTTACATCGCCCGCCACCCCAAATGCCCCCACTCGGGATGCCATCATCAGTGCCTGGATCCTTGCCTATGCCTTCATCAGTTCCTACCTCACATTCAATGCAAATG GGAATGCAAGGTACAATGAACCAGATGGTTCATCCATTGCCGCAAGGTCATTACATGGGCATGAATCCAATGCACTCAGGATCCCTACCTACAAGTGGAGCATCTGCACCTGTTGGAGGTTTTGCAAATGGTATGCCAAACATGCAGGGCCCATCAAATGCAAGTGGAGGCCAAATGTATCCTCAGGGTGGCACCTTTAATCGGGGTCAACCTGGGCAAATTCCAATGCATCCAGGGTATAATCCCTACCAG ACTAGGGGTCAGTCTGGTATGCCTCAACCTCCACCAGGTCCGCCACCGCACGGGCAAACACCTCAGTAG